In the Alistipes provencensis genome, TGATCGCGCCGTTCTACGAAGAAAGCCTTGCATAACGAATATGCAAGGCTTTTTCTTTTGTGTATATTGCCGTCACTCGTTGCAGCGGATCGACCACTTGTTGTTGTTGCCGATGACGGCCCGGACCAGATCGTCGCCATAAACCTCCATGTTCGACCAAGTCTGCCCGTAGGTCATCGTCGCGTGCGACGCCCCGGCGAAGTCCATCAGCACGATGCCGACGTTCCCGCGGAAATCGTGCCGGTTGAGCCGGTCGGCCGTATAGCGGTTGTAGAGGTTGGCGCAGTAGTCGTAGTCGCCGACGGCACCGAAGATGTTGATGCCCGAGACCGAACAGTGGGCCGTATCGTAACAGCTCACATAATTCATGCACCACCGGGTGACATCCGTCGTGTTGTAGGTGTAGTCGATACACTCCTCGATGGCCGCATACTTGGTCTTACCGTCCGAGGAGCCGTTCTTGATGTTGTAGAGGTCGTTCACCCGGATCGGGGCCTGCCCGACATCGTTACCGGAGAGCGTCGTGTCGAAAACCACCTTGTCGTGCGTCCAGTTCAGGTAAGCGCCCAGATACTGCCCGTCGTTGGACGATTTATAGTCCTCGCGGATGATGAAGAGGATCTTGCCCCGGGCGTCGGCCAGCGTCATGCGGGGATGGAAGTCGGCGATGCGCCCCTCGCAGTGCGACCGGATCAGGCTCACGACGCTCCTGTCCCACCCCGTCTTGCCGGTGCCGCTGGTATTTTCGTATTTCAGGTGCACCAGCACCGTCTCGCCGGGATGCGCCTCGAGGAACCGCACGAAGCGGTCGAGCACCTGCGAAAGCATAAAGGGCGAGAGTTCCTGCCGGTCGGTCCCGCCGGGTGTGTAGCCGCCGAGCGACGGGTCGCCCAGCGGGGCGATGCCGTGTTGGATCGGGAGGTCCTGAACCGAGGAGCCCGACGCCGAAGGACGCACGTCGAACATGCGCACCCCGGCCGCAAGCTGCTCCTCGAGGGAGAGCTCCTGCGCCTTGATCATCTTGGTGATGTTCATGTAGCCGAACACCACGTTCTGCAACCATTTGAAATGGTAGCGTTCGCTCGGTTTGCCGCTCGTAGCTTCGTAATGCGATCCGAAGATCGTGCAGGCATCGTGCGACCCCGGAATGGAGAGCTGCGAAAGATAGGCGTTATCGGGTAGGCCGGCCATCCAGTCGGAGTAGTCCCCGCCGATCCGCTGCGCCTGAGTCGGCATGTCGCCTACCGTGAAGGTGTAGCGGTGGCCTGCCCGCAGGGTCGCAGTAGAGGTATATTCGTAGGTCTTGCCCTCGGTCGTAACGGCCGAAAGAGTCAGCCCGCGGATATCCTGCGGCAGCATGAAAGCCGTCACGAGGATTTTCGAACCCGCATCGAGGCGGATGTACGGGACCGCTCCGGTGGTCAGGTGCACGGCCAGCACCTTGGAGGTTTTGCCCGGATCGGTCGTGCAGACGCCCGTCGCAATGTCGTAGGTAAATGCTCCCGCCACGGGGTCGTCGCTCGACAGCACGAGCTTCTGCACCTCGACGGCCTCGGAAAAGCCCGTCTGGATCGTGACCGTGGTCATCAGGGGCCGGAATGCGAAAGGCACCTCGGCGCCACGTTCCACGCCCTCGCTGCAGGCGGCCATGTAGGCCAACTGCATGTTGCATTCGCCGTTGTTGCAGGTCTGCACGGAGGGAACGGCCGTCAGGACGATCGACCCGCTGTTGGCCCTGACGGCCGCAGCCGGGTAGAACGCATAGAAATTGTAACGTTCGTCGCTGCCCCACGCCATACCCGTATTGCTGAGGTCCGTCTCGCTCTCCGTCGCTCCGGAGACGCTGACCGTGACCGCGGCACGCTGCGGGGTCGTCTGGGGGCAGAGGATCTCCACCCGGTCGCCATTGCGCCAGTAGATCGGATAGCCGCCGTCGCGCAGGGGCCCGTAGGCCGTGCGGGTCTCGGGCGGAGCGTCCGCCTCATCGTCGTTGTCGATCGAAAAACGGCAGGCGATGCCGTCACCCCCGCTCCCGGGATCGCCGGGACCACAGGCCGTCTCCGTCAGGTCGGTTCCGCACCCGGCCAGCAGGAGCGCAAGCGCCGGCAGCCGGAAAATAGTTCTGTATCTCATAGCGTCTGTTCTGAATGGGCGTTAGTACTCATCGTCCGCAAAGTCCAGCGAATCGGGCCCCAGCTCCCCGCCGTGCGGCTGGGAGATCGCAAATCCCGCCTCCGCCGCAACCGCGAACACCTCCAACTGCGGCTGTATGTAAACTGCTTTCATCAGGTATCTACTTTTATAGACATATCGGGACGGCGTTGCCTCCGTCCCGATATATGCAGGTTTTCTTCGCCGGAATTACTCGATCGTATAGGTGAAGTCGGCGAACTCGACGTGGTAGGAACCGGCCGTACTCATGATCTTGATCATGATCCGCTGTCCGTTCGAAACCGTAAAAGTATGGGTCTGCGTACCGGAGCGGCACTCGTTGTCGTTTCCGCTGATGATATTGTTCCGGTCGCGGAGCCAAGCCTCGGTGATCGGACCGTTGCCCGTCACGCCGATCCGGTACTTGATGTTCACCAGCGCGCGGTTGGTAGCCACCTCGAACGATATCTTCACGGTCTTCTGTCCGTCGCACTGGATCGGAGCCGTCACGAAGGAGCCGTTGTTACTGCTGTTGGTACCGGCCGGAACCTGCAACTGAATACGGTTCTTCTTGAGCTTGTCGTCGCCGTTCTTGTCGCTCTTGATCTCGGCGCGGTAGAAATACCAGCCGTCGAAGAGTCCGTCGGGATCGTACTGCGAAGCCACGGTATAGAATCCGTTGTCTTTCCAAGTATCCGAGCCGTACTTGCTGTCGATGGCATCGGGAACGGTGATCGTAACGGTCTTCTTGTTGCAGGGAACGCTCATCGTGTAGTGGTGGTTGCGCTTCAGACCGGCCAGAGTCAGCGACTTGTCCGAATAGGTCAGGCCGTCGGTGGTCATGACACGGACGGTCAGGGTCGAGTGGATGCTGACCGGGAGCAGGCCGATCACGAACTCCTTCTGTCCGGTGGGAATGGTGATCGCATTGGTGACGGACGAGGCCGTGAAGTTCCCCAGAGCGTCGATCGTACCCGCCGTCGGCAGGACGTTGGCGTCGGTCTCCAGCATGATCTTCTTGGGCGTTTCGCTGGCACCCAGTCCGAGCGTAATCTTCAGACGGGCCATCAGCGGCCTGAAGGTGAAGTTGACGGGCAGCACGGTCGAGGTCTCGTTGACGCTGAAGGGATCCTCCCAGATGTTCGTGTACATGAAATCGTAGTCGGCGAGGTTCGACGTGCAGTAGGCGTCGCCCCATGTGTGCTTGAACGTCTTGTTCACGGCATCGAACGAGGCGTTGCAGTCGTAGGGATAGTAGGCCGCAGCCATCGTGTAGGAGCCGACGGGCACGTCGCCCGAGAACGTGGTGGTCGGGCCCGACTTGTCGGCCGTGAAGAGACAGGTCCGCGTCACGGAGCCGTCGTAGAGGAGCACGGCGACCCGGTCGCCCTCCACCCAGTTGGTGGTGTTGCCGTCGATGGCTGTACGGGTCTGCGCCGAGACCATCTCCTCGGGAATGGTGACCTGCACATACTTCTTCGTATCTTCGAGCGAGGTCACATCGCTGTCCTTGCTGCATGCGCTCATGCCGACTGCGGCAAAAAGGGCAATGGCGAATAATTTTTTCATAAGGCGTCTTTCGTTTTTGTCGTTAATTCTCAACAGGCACTGCCGTTATTCGAAATCGTCGAACGAACGGGAGTTGTCGCCCAGCTCTCCGCCGCCGGTTCCCGGCTCGATGTCGCTGCTTGCGGCGAATCCTTTCTCAACGCATACGGACATGACGTACAGGTCCGGAGCTTCATAAATCAATTGTGTCTTCATTGTCATTTTATGGTGTTTAAATTAGTTGCACATTTCCGTCACTATGCCGCGACGCAGAGCACCCGCATGTATTGCCGTTCCCCGCCGGCGAAAAGGCAGACTTCCAGCACGGCCACCCGGTCTCCGGAGCGGCGCAGGCGGTGCAGTTCCGCTTCGATCCGCAGCTCTTCCGCTTCGGGAAGCTGCCGGCCGACCCACGCCCCGAGCGAATCGGGAGCGTACACGCAGAGCCGCTCCTCCTCGAAGTAGGCCAGCAGGTAGTACGGCGCCGAAGCGGACCGGGGCGTTTCGCCCATGGCAGACAGTGCGGTTCGGGACATGCGGGAAACATTGTCGGCAGTCATTATTCCACGATCACGGCGCGGTTCAGCTCGGGTTCCGCAAAGCGGTTGTTGGTGTCGCCCTCGGCCTTCTTGACGAGGCGGTCCGGAGCGACGCCGTATTTGTTCTTCAGCAGGTTGTAGACATACTCCATCCGCTGCTCGCTGAGGCGCTGGTTCAGCTCGCGGCTGCCCGTAGCCTTGTCGGCCGAGCCGATCAGCGTGAAAGTCTTGTCCTTGTCGGCCTTGATGGCGTTCTTGACATAGAACTCGAGGTTGGTGAGCTCTTTGCTGTCGAGCGTCGCTTTGCCGATCTTGAAGAACAGCACCACGGGCGATGCGGAGACCTTCCGCTCGACAACGACCTTGGCGGGCGCGTTGCGCAGTTTCTCGTTCTCGTCGTTCAGCACGGAGTTTTTCGAAGCGAGTTCGGAATTATTATCTTCGAGTCCCTTGATCCGGTTGAGATAGGGCGTGATGTCGATCGGCTGTACGTCCGAAGCGCGTTTGAAACCGCGGCGGTTGAACTTGTAGGCCAGACCCGCCGTGACGGAGAGCATGCCCTCGCCGAGACGTCCGCCGCTCACGCCGTCGAAACGCTGGTTGACGAGCAGGCAGCGGGCCTCGATCGTCAGGTCGAGCGACTTGCAGAGCCGCACGACGTTCAGCAGGCCGACATCGAAGCCGATCTCGTTGTCGTGGGTGTCATTGCCGTAGGAGCGCGCCCAGCCGACGCCGGCATAGGGCACGAAATTCCAGGTGCGGTCCTCGCGGTAGCCGCTCAGGGCGTTCGAAAGGTTCCACATGGCGTCGGCGTGGAGGTACATCACGCCGAATTTCTCCTTGAACAGGTTGCCGTCGGCGCCCTTGGCATAGAGCGAATTGGCGGCGGTCCAGCCTTTGGCCTGCAGTCCGGCATACCCGACGCGGGCGCCGATCGAGGGAGTGAACCATTTTCCGGCGTGGATGTCCAGCGCCGGGGCCAGCCGTTTGCCGAATTTACCCTCCGAATCGTTCTCACCGAAATAGAGGTTCACACCGCCGGCGACGCCGACAAAAATATTGTCGAACAGCCGGTTGGTTTCGTAAGGGCCGCGCACGATGCGGCCCTGCGCATCGCGGTTTTCTTTCTCCTGCGCCTGCGCAGCGAGGCCGAAAAACAGGAGGAGGGCAAAAAGGCAAAAGTGTTTCATGTTCAAATGTTTTGTAATGAATTAATTGTTTGACATTCGTTTTCGGCAGGTCAGAGCGGTCCCGTCCCGGTACTCCCGCCGCCCGACAGATCCGGCTGCGACAGCTTGAACCGGCTCTGCCGCGACAAGGCAAGTGATTCTAATTCTTCGATTTGTATTTCTGACAGATAACTCTGCATGAGGCGGTCGAAATCCATGCATACCTTCCGCAAAGGCTGCATGGTGAGGATATTCTCGTAGGACCAGAAAATGTTGGAGGCTTCGCGCAGGTCGCCCTCCATCCGGATGACCAGATCGTAGAGCGTCGGACAGGAATCGGGATTCCAACTGTAAGAGGTCTTTCCCGACTGGAAAACACAGGTCACATAATCGGTCTTCGCGACCAGCTTCCGCAGCGTCCGGCGGTACAGGTAGCTGTCCGCTCCCGGACCGATGCAGGCCGCCTGCAACTCGCGGCCCTTCATCAGAGGGGCCCCGGCAGCGGAAGCCTTGCGCAGCACGAGCAGAATTTTCACCGCCCAGAGTATCCTTACAGACAGCATAAAACAGTAACTATTTCAATATCAATATTTTATATATAACTACCGAGACCCATTATTACCAATAATGGGTCTTCTTACAGGTATATGTCTGATTACCAGATAGCAGATACGCTATTCGGACACTCCGGCGAGGGCAAAACGAATGCAATCCGAACGTTTTCAGTCAGTTCGGATCAAGCGAGGCGGAAATAAAATTTAATTAGCTAACAGTCAAAGTCTTACCCCATACGATACAATTTTTCCCCGTAAAATATTTGGTTATATTTATAATTAATCCTACTTTTGCCAACAGTTCAAAATGTCTATAATACAATTCATTAGGTCTTCAAGATACATTATTGGTAATAATGGGTCTTGAATTTTTTTATGTCCTTGTTCCTTTCTCTCCATCCGAAAAATCCGAACGGCTTACAGAACCGGCTTTTCTACAGATCGATGATTTTGCGATTCGCCCGGTCGATGATATTGTGATCGAGCTGCGTGAGGTAGATGTGCGTCGTCCTCTCGGACGTATGTCCCATCCCGGCGCTGATCACCGTGAGCGGCGTGCCGCAGTCACGGGCCAGAGTAGCCCATGAATGGCGTGCGACATAGAATGTCAGCGGTTCCGGGAGATGTAACAGGACTCCGATCTTTCGAATGAATTTGTTCAGCTCGCGCTGCTGCTGGCGGTAATTCTGATAGCTGTCGTCTTTCGCCAGGATCGGAAGGATGTAAGGCGACGCATTGCGGTAACGGTCGATGAGCTGCTGCAACTGCGGCTCGATGCTCATCAGCAGCGTCTGGCCCGTCTTATGGCGCACATAAGTCAGCACGCCGTTGCGGATGTTGTCTGTCCGCAGGTAACACATATCCACGAACGACATGCCGCGGGTGAAGAAGCTGAACAGGAATATATCACGCGCAAGAGCATATCTGGGGTGATACGACGAGAGGTCGAGGCTGAGGATCCGTTTGAGCGTCGCACGCGACAGCGCCCGTTTGCGGGTCACGGTCTGCCTGACGGACAGTTGGCCGAAAGGGTTGGCGTGGGAGGCGGGAATCAGCCGTTTCCTGACGGCCCGGTTGTAGACCGCCCGGAGGTTGCGCAGGTGGAAAATCACGGTGTTTGTCGTCACACCGCGGGCCCGGAGCCAGCGCTCGTAGCGCTCGACCCACCGAACGGTAAACTGCCTCGGCGTCAGACGCAGCCCGTTCAGATAACTCAGCAACAACCGGAACGATGCCCGGTAATTCGCTGCCGACCCTTTTTTTCCTGCCTTTTCGTAATCGAAAATGTGTTGCGAGAAACACGACACGAAGTCGAATTGCTCGCTGCTACGGGCACGACTCATCCCGGACGGGTATGACCCGACAACCGGATGCCGCCCCGTAAAAGCGGAATCTGGGGAATACATAATAATAAAAAATTAATACGAAGAATTAGTCACTGTATGCAAAGATACAAAATTAGCTCCATCTCCAAACATGCAGCGCGGTGATACAGCGCGATTTAGTCTTCCGCCGGCGGACTTTTTAAGCCCCTCACGGAACATTCCGCGCAACCGTATATTCCATACGACACGTTGATAATAGAATATTTAATGCCTTTTCCGACCCTTTTTGAGCCCTGATTGTCCATTCTCCCGTATTCGAGCCGACCGAATGGAATATTGCTCTTTTTTCGACAAAACCGGCGAATCAACCCGCCAAAGTCCGGATTTCGGGGTCATGCGCCGCGGAATAGTCGCTCTCCGAAACCCAGAATTGCAAATAAAATTCCGGCGCGTCGGGATTTTTTATACATTTGTCCGAAAGACCCTCTTGTTTTTAAAAACATGCACTTTCACCTGCACCGCATATTTTTGCCGATTCTCGGACTGATTTTCCTACCGGTCCTCACCGCAGCGGAGATCACGGTTCCGGACAGCGGACAGCTCCGCATACCGATGCACCGGACCCTCGTCCGGAACGTCGAAGCCCGCGACTATCTGGGCGACGTGCAGGTCTGGGACCTCACGACCGATGCCGACGGCCGCCTCTTCGCCGCGACGGGTGCGGGACTGAGCGTCTGGGACGGCATCCGCTGGAGCCTCTGCGAGACGCCCGGAAGCCCCATCCTCCGATGCCTCGCCTACGACCCCGCCGCACGGCGCATCTATGCCGGGGCGGACAACGAGGTCGGCTATTTCACCAAGGACGCCCGGGGCGGGTATACCTATACCTGTTTGTACCAGAACCCCCGGGACGAGGTTCCCGAAATCTTCTGGCGCATCATCCTGCAGGACGGCACGGGCTATTTCCAGACCCACGAACGGATTTACCGCTGCAACCTGCAATCGGGGCGGATGAAGCCCGTCGTGCAGGAGGGCGCCGTCGGCTATATCCATGCCGTCGGAGATGCCGTCTGGTTTCAGGACGGGACCGAATTGTATGCGCTCGGCCCGGACGGCATCGCCCGGACGGGCATCGCGCTGTCCGACCGCGTCATCGCCGTCTATCCCGAAAACGGACGGCACATCCTCGTCACGGAAGGGAGCGGGATTTTCAGTTGGGACGGCGATAGGTCGGTTCCGGCCGACCCGCAGCTCAACGCCCGGCTGGCTCAGGTGCGGCTTTTCGCCGCAAACCGCACCTCCGACGGACGCTACCTGCTGGGCAGCGTGATGGACGGT is a window encoding:
- a CDS encoding fimbrillin family protein; amino-acid sequence: MRYRTIFRLPALALLLAGCGTDLTETACGPGDPGSGGDGIACRFSIDNDDEADAPPETRTAYGPLRDGGYPIYWRNGDRVEILCPQTTPQRAAVTVSVSGATESETDLSNTGMAWGSDERYNFYAFYPAAAVRANSGSIVLTAVPSVQTCNNGECNMQLAYMAACSEGVERGAEVPFAFRPLMTTVTIQTGFSEAVEVQKLVLSSDDPVAGAFTYDIATGVCTTDPGKTSKVLAVHLTTGAVPYIRLDAGSKILVTAFMLPQDIRGLTLSAVTTEGKTYEYTSTATLRAGHRYTFTVGDMPTQAQRIGGDYSDWMAGLPDNAYLSQLSIPGSHDACTIFGSHYEATSGKPSERYHFKWLQNVVFGYMNITKMIKAQELSLEEQLAAGVRMFDVRPSASGSSVQDLPIQHGIAPLGDPSLGGYTPGGTDRQELSPFMLSQVLDRFVRFLEAHPGETVLVHLKYENTSGTGKTGWDRSVVSLIRSHCEGRIADFHPRMTLADARGKILFIIREDYKSSNDGQYLGAYLNWTHDKVVFDTTLSGNDVGQAPIRVNDLYNIKNGSSDGKTKYAAIEECIDYTYNTTDVTRWCMNYVSCYDTAHCSVSGINIFGAVGDYDYCANLYNRYTADRLNRHDFRGNVGIVLMDFAGASHATMTYGQTWSNMEVYGDDLVRAVIGNNNKWSIRCNE
- a CDS encoding fimbrillin family protein, with the translated sequence MKKLFAIALFAAVGMSACSKDSDVTSLEDTKKYVQVTIPEEMVSAQTRTAIDGNTTNWVEGDRVAVLLYDGSVTRTCLFTADKSGPTTTFSGDVPVGSYTMAAAYYPYDCNASFDAVNKTFKHTWGDAYCTSNLADYDFMYTNIWEDPFSVNETSTVLPVNFTFRPLMARLKITLGLGASETPKKIMLETDANVLPTAGTIDALGNFTASSVTNAITIPTGQKEFVIGLLPVSIHSTLTVRVMTTDGLTYSDKSLTLAGLKRNHHYTMSVPCNKKTVTITVPDAIDSKYGSDTWKDNGFYTVASQYDPDGLFDGWYFYRAEIKSDKNGDDKLKKNRIQLQVPAGTNSSNNGSFVTAPIQCDGQKTVKISFEVATNRALVNIKYRIGVTGNGPITEAWLRDRNNIISGNDNECRSGTQTHTFTVSNGQRIMIKIMSTAGSYHVEFADFTYTIE
- a CDS encoding OmpA family protein, producing MKHFCLFALLLFFGLAAQAQEKENRDAQGRIVRGPYETNRLFDNIFVGVAGGVNLYFGENDSEGKFGKRLAPALDIHAGKWFTPSIGARVGYAGLQAKGWTAANSLYAKGADGNLFKEKFGVMYLHADAMWNLSNALSGYREDRTWNFVPYAGVGWARSYGNDTHDNEIGFDVGLLNVVRLCKSLDLTIEARCLLVNQRFDGVSGGRLGEGMLSVTAGLAYKFNRRGFKRASDVQPIDITPYLNRIKGLEDNNSELASKNSVLNDENEKLRNAPAKVVVERKVSASPVVLFFKIGKATLDSKELTNLEFYVKNAIKADKDKTFTLIGSADKATGSRELNQRLSEQRMEYVYNLLKNKYGVAPDRLVKKAEGDTNNRFAEPELNRAVIVE
- a CDS encoding tyrosine-type recombinase/integrase; this encodes MSRARSSEQFDFVSCFSQHIFDYEKAGKKGSAANYRASFRLLLSYLNGLRLTPRQFTVRWVERYERWLRARGVTTNTVIFHLRNLRAVYNRAVRKRLIPASHANPFGQLSVRQTVTRKRALSRATLKRILSLDLSSYHPRYALARDIFLFSFFTRGMSFVDMCYLRTDNIRNGVLTYVRHKTGQTLLMSIEPQLQQLIDRYRNASPYILPILAKDDSYQNYRQQQRELNKFIRKIGVLLHLPEPLTFYVARHSWATLARDCGTPLTVISAGMGHTSERTTHIYLTQLDHNIIDRANRKIIDL